Proteins found in one uncultured Desulfuromonas sp. genomic segment:
- the hutX gene encoding heme utilization cystosolic carrier protein HutX: MKCAVIYSSKTGNTKKVAEAILQEMPEGTELHDVASVPADGKFDLIAMGYWIDKGTADQQALTFMSSIDNTKIFSFFTLGAAPDSDHAEACRNNDKALYGENCEIIGTYCCQGAIDPKLTAWMEELPAEHPHAPNEERRKRWAEAAEHPNQADLEAARAAIRRALAQVEKTAAIRDRLKDPKTMPFAIAKELDVSDQDVYAAMPGDMAVAAPISHFKYIWDELSRWEKATFIAMTPGMVVEVSGPLPAGKEGHGFFNLHAPSCSLGGHILLNNLGAVYFVSRPFMGKESHSVQFFDTDGRHAFAVYVGRDESRQLLAESAASFMRMKTAFRDGTGHKKQAQA; this comes from the coding sequence ATGAAATGCGCCGTTATTTATTCAAGTAAAACCGGAAACACCAAAAAGGTCGCCGAAGCCATCCTGCAGGAGATGCCGGAAGGAACTGAGCTCCATGACGTGGCGTCCGTTCCCGCCGATGGCAAATTCGACCTGATCGCCATGGGCTACTGGATCGACAAGGGCACCGCCGATCAGCAGGCCCTCACGTTTATGAGCAGCATCGACAACACGAAAATCTTCAGCTTTTTCACTCTCGGCGCTGCCCCCGATTCCGATCACGCCGAAGCATGCCGCAACAACGACAAAGCCTTGTACGGCGAAAACTGTGAAATTATCGGGACCTATTGCTGTCAAGGTGCGATTGACCCGAAGTTGACCGCATGGATGGAAGAATTACCCGCTGAGCATCCGCACGCGCCAAACGAAGAACGCCGCAAACGCTGGGCCGAAGCGGCCGAGCACCCGAATCAGGCCGATTTGGAAGCCGCCCGCGCCGCGATACGCCGGGCCCTGGCTCAAGTCGAAAAAACGGCTGCCATCCGGGACAGGCTTAAAGACCCCAAGACGATGCCCTTCGCCATCGCGAAAGAGCTGGACGTTTCGGATCAGGACGTGTATGCGGCCATGCCCGGTGACATGGCGGTCGCCGCACCGATCTCCCATTTCAAATACATCTGGGACGAACTGAGCCGTTGGGAGAAAGCCACCTTTATCGCCATGACTCCCGGCATGGTCGTCGAAGTCTCCGGGCCGCTTCCCGCCGGTAAAGAAGGTCACGGTTTTTTTAACCTGCATGCGCCATCCTGCTCTTTGGGCGGGCATATTCTTCTCAACAATCTGGGCGCGGTTTATTTTGTCAGCCGTCCGTTTATGGGCAAAGAAAGCCACAGCGTGCAGTTCTTCGACACTGATGGCCGGCACGCCTTCGCTGTCTATGTCGGCCGAGATGAATCACGCCAACTCCTTGCCGAGTCCGCCGCCAGTTTCATGCGGATGAAAACCGCGTTTCGCGACGGCACTGGCCATAAGAAACAGGCACAGGCCTGA
- a CDS encoding ABC transporter ATP-binding protein: MKPKSGFSRVLPYYHRYRAQLILNLTLVAVLNSCVTLIPLLTRQLFNFNPQHWDLYIAWLAALAAAIAGMVFCSHRTIRTGSQLGAHMETDMRRDLFAHLQRLGFSYYDRTKTGHLMARISNDLSTLSSTLHQLPADLLSSILSLGGALAVMFWMNWQLALVALLPLPAAVWLGIRSKHRFKQHSHRIREEIGQINTNVENAVMGIREVQSFANEQLQMAGFEVINRRFCEAKCDFAETIARYAAFMIGFMRVHGVLLAVAGSLMYVFSGLSMADLLAFVMYARFMLAPIERMVNFSEQYAQGVAALERFSDILNIEPEINENENAVAPEQVVGRLEFEGVSFAYAQTGSPVLQDINLVINPGSIVALVGESGAGKTSLASLVPRFYDVSAGRITLDGVDIRELPLHWLRRQIGVVQQSPFLFDDSIRNNIAFGRPDAGEKEIIEATRQANLLDFIDSLPDGLDTIVGERGVMLSGGQRQRISLARVFLKNPRILIFDEATSALDNESEQRVQDAINRLFKGRTTLIIAHRLSTVKHADLTCALRNGHIIESGTHQELLAAQGYFHRLHHQGAL; this comes from the coding sequence ATGAAACCAAAATCCGGCTTTTCCCGAGTTCTCCCCTATTACCATCGCTACCGCGCCCAGCTGATTCTCAACCTCACCTTGGTCGCGGTTCTTAACTCCTGCGTAACCCTGATCCCGCTGCTGACACGGCAGCTGTTTAACTTTAATCCCCAACACTGGGACCTTTACATCGCCTGGCTGGCGGCCCTGGCGGCCGCCATCGCCGGCATGGTGTTCTGCAGCCATCGCACCATCCGCACCGGCAGCCAACTCGGGGCACATATGGAAACCGACATGCGTCGCGACCTGTTCGCCCATCTCCAGCGTCTCGGGTTTTCCTATTACGACCGCACCAAAACCGGCCACCTGATGGCGCGAATATCAAACGATCTGAGCACCCTGTCCTCAACCCTGCATCAGTTGCCCGCGGATCTGCTCTCCTCTATCCTCAGTCTGGGCGGAGCTCTGGCCGTGATGTTCTGGATGAACTGGCAGCTGGCGTTGGTAGCGTTGTTGCCGCTACCGGCCGCAGTCTGGCTGGGTATCCGCTCCAAACACCGATTCAAGCAGCACTCCCACCGCATCCGCGAAGAGATCGGACAAATCAATACGAACGTTGAAAACGCGGTGATGGGCATTCGCGAGGTGCAGTCCTTTGCCAACGAACAACTGCAGATGGCCGGGTTCGAAGTGATCAATCGGCGCTTCTGCGAGGCCAAGTGCGATTTCGCCGAAACCATTGCCCGCTATGCCGCGTTCATGATCGGTTTCATGCGCGTTCACGGTGTGTTGCTCGCCGTTGCCGGGTCCTTGATGTACGTATTCTCCGGTCTGTCCATGGCCGACCTGCTGGCTTTTGTCATGTATGCCCGCTTCATGCTGGCACCCATCGAACGCATGGTCAACTTTTCCGAGCAGTATGCCCAGGGCGTAGCCGCTCTCGAACGTTTCAGCGACATCCTCAACATTGAGCCGGAAATCAACGAAAACGAAAATGCCGTCGCCCCGGAGCAGGTCGTGGGACGCTTGGAATTCGAGGGGGTTTCCTTCGCCTACGCGCAAACCGGCTCCCCGGTCCTTCAAGATATCAATCTCGTCATCAATCCCGGCAGCATCGTGGCACTGGTCGGCGAATCAGGTGCCGGAAAAACCAGCCTCGCCAGCCTGGTGCCCCGTTTTTACGATGTTTCCGCGGGCCGCATTACTCTTGACGGCGTTGACATCCGTGAGCTTCCGCTGCACTGGCTGCGTCGCCAGATTGGCGTTGTCCAGCAAAGCCCGTTCCTGTTCGACGACAGCATCCGCAACAACATTGCGTTCGGCCGACCGGACGCCGGGGAAAAAGAAATCATCGAAGCGACCCGCCAGGCCAACCTGCTCGACTTCATTGACTCCCTCCCTGACGGCCTGGATACGATTGTCGGTGAGCGCGGTGTGATGTTGTCCGGCGGCCAGCGCCAACGCATCTCTCTCGCCCGCGTTTTCCTGAAAAATCCCCGTATCCTGATTTTCGATGAGGCCACCTCCGCTCTCGACAACGAATCGGAACAGCGCGTCCAGGACGCCATCAATCGCCTGTTCAAGGGTCGAACGACCCTAATCATCGCCCATCGCCTGTCAACCGTCAAACACGCCGATCTGACCTGCGCCCTCAGAAACGGCCACATCATCGAAAGCGGAACCCATCAAGAACTCCTCGCCGCCCAAGGTTATTTTCACCGTTTGCACCACCAAGGCGCTCTGTAG
- a CDS encoding ABC transporter ATP-binding protein, with amino-acid sequence MNRVLFTFSIFAGMTVLRVFSLFPPIVVGKIIDNLKNNNFHEAKMLIVGLFIIFTFKFIIDPLFHILSTMLIQDIIKQKSIVWTGNILDKSHLFFKKMKLGSILRSTDRGIIAYETFLSFAIGQIFPNIIEVFFVLIYLTYLVTPHVGIILCSSGLLLIYITLKGVRMRRPFIDAVNNAEDEVSHRLSLVLNGGRSIRAAGAKKKALDYLGESFSGYADSAVKLALRSGILSSSQAFTSSLAVVTILSYGVFLMMENGERLTIGDFVVLFSFSNMFLLNIQKMAEAYKNYDHYRADKKELDRVLDLPNFRQGTVGSVPDKDNLEIHPFRLTDGETNLLVLDFEITIPFGSKVAILGETGGGKTTFAEVLSGMREIKNAVSVGGCDCQNISEDELSKIFYFDFQEQRFLSGPFYQTVLYNLFTEHKDKITEMMTKLLLHKFVLEIECDNFAVSNLSGGELKRLSLLRALLSQKKITILDEPTSSLDEDTALAVWNLLFSVHPETLTC; translated from the coding sequence ATGAATCGCGTGCTTTTTACCTTTAGCATATTTGCGGGGATGACTGTTCTCAGGGTATTTAGCCTTTTCCCACCAATTGTCGTCGGAAAAATAATAGATAATTTAAAGAACAATAACTTTCATGAAGCAAAAATGCTGATCGTTGGATTATTTATTATTTTCACCTTCAAATTTATCATAGATCCCCTGTTTCACATTTTATCTACCATGCTCATACAAGATATTATTAAACAAAAATCAATCGTATGGACAGGTAATATCCTTGATAAGTCACATCTATTTTTTAAAAAGATGAAGCTTGGGTCAATCCTGAGATCAACAGACAGGGGCATTATTGCGTATGAAACTTTTTTAAGTTTTGCTATTGGCCAGATTTTCCCTAATATTATCGAAGTGTTTTTCGTTCTAATATATCTTACCTACTTAGTCACCCCACATGTTGGCATTATACTTTGCAGCAGCGGACTTCTGCTTATTTATATTACGTTAAAAGGAGTTCGAATGCGTCGCCCTTTTATTGATGCCGTAAATAACGCAGAAGATGAGGTATCACATCGGCTTAGCCTGGTATTAAATGGAGGCCGCTCAATTCGAGCAGCCGGGGCTAAAAAAAAGGCGTTAGATTATCTTGGCGAAAGTTTCTCCGGCTACGCTGACTCTGCTGTCAAGTTAGCTCTCAGGTCCGGTATTCTGTCATCTTCCCAGGCGTTTACCTCGTCTCTTGCCGTTGTTACGATTTTGTCGTATGGCGTGTTTTTAATGATGGAAAATGGGGAACGTCTGACAATTGGAGACTTTGTTGTTCTTTTTTCCTTTTCGAATATGTTTTTGCTAAACATTCAAAAAATGGCAGAAGCATATAAAAATTATGACCATTATCGTGCGGACAAGAAAGAACTGGACAGGGTTCTTGATTTGCCAAACTTTAGACAAGGAACCGTTGGTTCAGTTCCAGACAAAGACAATCTTGAAATACATCCTTTCAGATTAACTGACGGCGAAACCAATTTGTTGGTTTTAGATTTTGAAATAACAATACCTTTCGGAAGTAAGGTTGCGATTCTAGGGGAAACAGGAGGGGGAAAAACGACCTTTGCTGAAGTTTTATCTGGAATGAGAGAAATTAAAAATGCTGTTTCAGTCGGAGGCTGTGACTGTCAGAACATATCAGAGGACGAATTATCTAAAATATTTTATTTTGATTTCCAGGAACAGCGTTTTTTATCAGGACCTTTTTATCAAACTGTACTCTATAACCTTTTTACTGAACATAAAGACAAAATTACTGAAATGATGACCAAACTACTTTTACATAAATTTGTGCTCGAAATTGAATGTGACAACTTTGCTGTATCAAATTTATCCGGTGGAGAATTGAAAAGGTTGTCATTGTTAAGAGCTCTGCTTTCTCAGAAAAAAATAACGATACTGGATGAGCCGACTTCATCATTGGATGAGGACACCGCATTGGCTGTTTGGAATTTGCTTTTTAGTGTCCATCCGGAAACGTTAACGTGCTAA
- a CDS encoding ISNCY family transposase: protein MRQKRNPQLSLFMTVNNTQIGKELEQMSRILDDTPGLLQVVFDDLVKTKRADTGRQGLTAEQVLRCAVLKQYRQLSYEELAFHLDDSSAFRRFARLDMGQYPRKSILQENIKAISEQSWEEIHRLLIDYAVKHKIEKGRKIRIDSTAIETDIHHPTDSTLLADGIRIITRWLGAGKALSPAPSYRYSDHNRVVKKRVMTILNTRKEQVRKTAYQDLLHYAERVVNYALPAIAELRAYQGLELLSAQGIAANLERAVGLLGKVIDQTRRRVINGETVPASEKVVSFFEEHSDIIVKGQRDITYGHKVFFTGGPSTLILDCLIESGNPADSDRYQMLLERQQQLFGRMPRQVSADGGFASKSNLDFAKSNQVKDAVFAKRRGLSVLAMAKSNWVYKRLRNFRAGIEAGISALKRAFGLDRCTWSGWAGFKQYVRK from the coding sequence ATGCGCCAAAAACGTAACCCCCAACTGAGCCTGTTTATGACTGTCAACAATACCCAGATCGGTAAAGAATTGGAGCAGATGTCACGAATCCTCGATGACACTCCAGGTCTGCTTCAAGTCGTTTTTGATGATCTGGTCAAGACCAAACGGGCCGATACCGGTCGTCAGGGGTTGACCGCCGAGCAGGTCTTGCGCTGTGCCGTTCTGAAACAATATCGGCAGCTCAGTTACGAGGAGCTTGCCTTTCACCTGGATGACTCCTCTGCCTTTCGTCGTTTCGCTCGCCTGGACATGGGACAATATCCCCGCAAATCGATCCTGCAGGAGAACATCAAGGCGATTTCCGAGCAGAGCTGGGAAGAGATTCATCGCCTGCTCATCGATTACGCCGTCAAACATAAGATCGAAAAAGGACGCAAGATCCGCATCGACTCAACGGCCATCGAAACCGATATCCACCATCCGACAGATTCCACTCTTTTGGCCGATGGCATTCGGATTATCACCCGCTGGCTCGGTGCCGGGAAGGCCCTCTCCCCAGCCCCTTCCTACCGCTACAGCGACCATAACCGCGTGGTCAAAAAGCGGGTGATGACCATTCTCAATACCAGAAAAGAGCAGGTTCGTAAAACCGCCTATCAGGATCTACTTCACTATGCCGAACGCGTCGTCAACTATGCCCTGCCGGCGATTGCCGAACTGCGTGCCTATCAGGGCCTTGAGTTGCTCAGCGCCCAGGGGATCGCGGCAAATCTGGAGCGGGCCGTCGGTCTGCTGGGTAAGGTCATCGACCAGACCCGGCGCCGCGTGATCAACGGCGAAACCGTACCGGCTTCGGAAAAGGTCGTCTCCTTTTTCGAGGAACACAGCGACATTATCGTCAAGGGGCAGCGGGACATCACCTACGGCCACAAAGTGTTTTTCACTGGTGGCCCATCGACCCTGATTCTCGATTGTCTCATCGAGTCGGGCAATCCGGCGGACAGTGATCGTTACCAAATGCTCCTTGAACGGCAGCAGCAACTTTTTGGGCGCATGCCGCGCCAGGTGAGCGCCGACGGCGGGTTTGCCTCCAAGAGCAATTTGGACTTCGCCAAGTCGAACCAGGTCAAGGATGCTGTCTTTGCCAAGCGGCGCGGGCTGTCCGTTTTGGCGATGGCCAAAAGCAACTGGGTCTATAAGCGCCTGAGGAATTTTCGAGCCGGAATCGAGGCCGGAATTTCTGCACTCAAGAGGGCCTTCGGGCTTGACCGTTGCACCTGGTCCGGCTGGGCTGGCTTTAAGCAATACGTCCGGAAGTAG
- a CDS encoding RHS repeat-associated core domain-containing protein, which translates to MQYQYDANGNTTQKTANGQTTTYDYNSRNRLSRVHLPDGRLVSYRYDPFGRRISKTVAGVTTCYTYSDEGLAAEYDANGTWQKSYGWKPDGLWGTDPVYQRTATGLYYYHNDHLGTPQRLSDESGTIAWSAGYTAFGNATIDPILSSIDNNLRFPGQYFDQETGLHYNYQRFYDPSTGRYTQIDPVGFFAGDVNQYRYGFNTPNYWIDPTGEFVFVGAAMLIYGAIELALSIYDVYDMLSTLADPCESGISKASAVGFFLLGAVLPGGGYGAVDDIAKAASKKLPRYHGPKPKYHVNPQHVPGRGLKPGKTPLPKDAESVFKNAVPNDPKEPTAWFGKNADGQIYRFSTGNDGTAHFSGIHGVGDGTRNLTDYAKQRLGDN; encoded by the coding sequence GTGCAATACCAGTACGACGCCAACGGCAACACCACCCAGAAAACCGCCAACGGCCAGACCACCACCTACGACTACAACAGCCGCAACCGCTTAAGCCGCGTGCACCTGCCCGACGGCCGTCTGGTCAGCTACCGCTACGATCCGTTCGGTCGCCGCATCAGCAAAACCGTGGCCGGAGTCACCACCTGCTACACCTACAGCGACGAAGGGCTGGCCGCCGAGTACGACGCTAACGGCACCTGGCAAAAAAGCTACGGCTGGAAACCCGACGGCCTGTGGGGCACTGACCCTGTTTACCAGCGCACCGCCACCGGCCTTTACTACTACCACAACGACCACCTCGGCACCCCGCAGCGCCTCAGCGACGAAAGCGGCACCATCGCCTGGAGTGCCGGGTACACCGCCTTCGGCAATGCCACCATAGACCCGATTCTCAGCAGCATCGACAACAACCTGCGCTTTCCCGGTCAGTACTTTGACCAAGAGACCGGACTGCATTATAATTATCAGCGCTTTTATGATCCATCGACCGGGCGCTATACGCAGATTGATCCTGTTGGCTTCTTTGCGGGGGATGTTAACCAATACCGTTACGGGTTTAATACACCGAACTATTGGATCGACCCCACCGGGGAGTTTGTCTTCGTCGGGGCTGCAATGCTGATCTACGGCGCCATAGAATTGGCCCTGTCCATCTATGACGTCTATGATATGTTAAGCACCTTGGCCGACCCCTGTGAGAGCGGAATCTCAAAGGCCAGTGCAGTAGGATTCTTTCTGCTTGGCGCGGTCTTGCCCGGGGGTGGTTATGGGGCTGTTGATGATATTGCCAAAGCAGCTTCTAAAAAATTACCCAGATACCACGGGCCAAAACCCAAATATCATGTGAATCCGCAACATGTTCCAGGGCGTGGATTAAAACCAGGGAAAACTCCTTTGCCCAAAGATGCAGAATCAGTATTTAAAAATGCAGTGCCAAATGATCCAAAAGAACCAACAGCATGGTTTGGTAAAAATGCAGACGGTCAAATTTATCGTTTTTCTACAGGAAATGATGGGACTGCTCATTTTAGCGGTATTCATGGAGTTGGTGATGGCACTCGGAACCTAACAGATTACGCCAAACAAAGATTAGGAGATAATTAA
- a CDS encoding Imm42 family immunity protein — MLFGDKSLFAIECEVTEQLDEWDFGHIIFWFCNNAVGNWEDSTDLRGCLNWLNKFSSQVCNRFEDALEGLNKESVFKLLYDSVIFTGTSEIKEKPKFEDIFSRFHISHLGMSSFEQFDILLIEQQNGQQRCLWRHADSNEINECYLPKKEMQRVAMHCCIWLKENVNSGGNVVE, encoded by the coding sequence ATGTTATTTGGAGACAAAAGCCTTTTTGCAATAGAATGTGAAGTAACAGAGCAATTAGACGAGTGGGATTTCGGACATATCATTTTTTGGTTTTGCAATAATGCAGTCGGCAATTGGGAAGATTCAACAGATCTTAGAGGGTGTCTTAATTGGCTAAATAAATTTTCAAGTCAAGTATGTAATAGATTTGAAGACGCCCTTGAGGGATTAAATAAAGAATCAGTTTTTAAATTATTATATGATTCCGTAATATTTACTGGAACCAGTGAGATAAAAGAAAAACCAAAATTTGAGGACATCTTTTCACGGTTTCATATTTCTCACCTTGGGATGTCCTCTTTTGAACAGTTTGATATATTACTGATTGAGCAGCAAAATGGTCAGCAGAGATGTCTTTGGCGACATGCTGATAGTAATGAAATAAATGAATGCTATTTGCCAAAAAAGGAAATGCAGAGAGTCGCGATGCATTGCTGTATTTGGCTTAAGGAAAACGTAAATTCTGGAGGAAACGTGGTAGAGTAG
- a CDS encoding transposase → MARPLRIEYAGAFYHVTSRGNERKAISKSQKDREKFLSYLESAVTRYGAVFHAWCLMDNHYHLLVETPRGNLSQIMRHINGAYTTYFNIKRQRSGHLFQGRYKAILIEADAYALELSRYIHLNPVRANMVDKPEDYTWSSYGSYIAQSKAPDWLDTTFVLGYFNADASSVHEMYRQFVEDRCERDKNPLKDVIGSAILGSQKFINDVSINRLSNTDKRNVPGIKALFQRPSVEQTVTKVKAELGSSEDLRNICIYCCRHYSGAKLKEIGDYFGISDAAVWAVPVTVYLSLTNHHPLPPSSHGQNRTCRSFGLPSSHYPTCKPTAGNFFLRR, encoded by the coding sequence ATGGCACGTCCTTTAAGAATTGAATACGCTGGGGCTTTTTACCACGTTACTTCTCGTGGGAATGAACGCAAGGCAATTTCCAAAAGCCAAAAAGATCGAGAAAAGTTTCTTTCCTATTTAGAATCGGCCGTCACGCGCTATGGTGCGGTTTTCCATGCATGGTGTCTGATGGATAACCATTATCACCTGCTGGTGGAAACACCTCGCGGAAACCTTTCTCAAATTATGCGTCACATCAATGGTGCCTACACAACCTATTTCAATATTAAACGACAACGGTCCGGCCATTTGTTTCAAGGGAGATACAAGGCGATCCTCATTGAGGCTGATGCCTATGCACTGGAACTCTCTCGTTATATTCATCTGAACCCAGTCAGGGCAAACATGGTTGACAAACCAGAAGACTACACATGGTCGAGTTATGGCAGCTATATCGCTCAAAGCAAGGCTCCCGACTGGTTGGATACAACATTTGTTCTCGGATATTTTAACGCTGATGCATCGAGCGTGCATGAAATGTATCGGCAATTTGTCGAAGACCGTTGCGAGAGGGACAAAAACCCGCTGAAAGATGTGATCGGCTCAGCGATTCTGGGTAGCCAAAAATTTATCAACGACGTTTCGATTAATAGACTGAGCAATACAGACAAGCGCAACGTCCCTGGGATAAAGGCCCTATTTCAACGCCCTTCGGTTGAACAAACCGTGACAAAAGTCAAAGCTGAACTTGGTTCGAGCGAGGATCTAAGGAATATATGCATTTATTGCTGCCGTCATTACAGCGGTGCCAAGCTGAAAGAGATCGGTGACTATTTCGGAATCAGCGATGCAGCAGTCTGGGCAGTTCCGGTGACAGTATATTTATCTTTGACAAACCACCATCCACTGCCACCCTCTTCACATGGCCAAAATCGCACGTGTCGTAGTTTCGGGCTACCCTCATCACATTACCCAACGTGTAAACCGACGGCAGGAAACTTTTTTCTGCGACGATGA
- a CDS encoding RHS repeat-associated core domain-containing protein: protein MGEFRGQYTELATLTDAKNQTTTYSYNNADWLTNLTTSGLISYNANNELIGHTTVQYQHDANGNTTQKTANGQTTTYDYNSRNRLSRVHLPDGRLVSYRYDPFGRRISKTVAGVTTCYAYSDEGLAAEYDANGTWQKSYGWKPDGLWGTDPVYQRTPTGLYYYHNDHLGTPQRLSDESGDIAWSAGHTAFGNATVDPILSSIDNNLRFPGQYFDQETGLHYNYQRFYDPGTGRYTQVDPIGFFAGDVNLYRYAQSNTINWTDSLGLEIDWDKFFKYTDTIEKYTTQMEKSLEKIEKMIVENVLKRMGVPIPKGLNIVGRLGSGIMGAIVFVLTPTELDDPYLGEDGKWYNPDGSLFIINDLPINTNEFPIKEGNYCEE from the coding sequence ATGGGGGAGTTCCGGGGACAGTATACTGAACTCGCCACCCTCACCGACGCCAAGAACCAGACCACCACCTACAGCTACAACAACGCCGATTGGCTGACCAACCTGACCACCAGCGGCCTGATCAGCTACAACGCCAACAACGAGCTCATCGGCCACACCACCGTGCAATACCAGCACGACGCCAACGGCAACACCACCCAGAAAACCGCCAACGGCCAGACCACCACCTACGACTACAACAGCCGCAACCGCTTAAGCCGCGTGCATCTGCCCGACGGCCGCCTGGTCAGCTACCGCTACGATCCGTTCGGTCGCCGCATCAGCAAAACCGTGGCCGGGGTCACCACCTGCTACGCCTACAGCGACGAAGGCCTGGCCGCCGAATACGACGCCAACGGCACCTGGCAGAAAAGCTACGGCTGGAAACCCGACGGGCTGTGGGGCACTGACCCGGTCTACCAGCGCACCCCGACCGGCCTCTACTACTACCACAACGACCACCTCGGCACCCCGCAGCGCCTTAGCGACGAAAGCGGCGACATCGCCTGGAGCGCCGGGCACACCGCCTTCGGCAATGCCACCGTGGACCCGATCCTGAGTAGTATTGACAATAACCTGCGCTTTCCCGGCCAGTACTTTGACCAGGAAACAGGACTGCATTATAATTATCAGCGCTTTTATGATCCGGGGACTGGCAGGTATACCCAGGTTGACCCCATTGGATTCTTTGCTGGGGATGTGAATCTTTACCGGTATGCGCAAAGCAATACTATTAATTGGACCGATTCTCTAGGGCTAGAAATTGATTGGGACAAATTTTTTAAATACACAGACACCATAGAAAAGTACACTACTCAAATGGAAAAAAGTCTTGAAAAAATCGAGAAAATGATTGTAGAGAATGTGCTCAAAAGGATGGGTGTACCAATCCCTAAAGGTCTTAATATAGTTGGACGTTTAGGTTCTGGAATTATGGGAGCTATTGTATTCGTATTAACTCCTACTGAACTCGACGACCCTTATTTAGGTGAAGATGGAAAATGGTATAATCCTGACGGATCTCTATTTATAATCAATGATTTACCAATTAATACCAACGAATTTCCGATTAAAGAAGGAAACTACTGCGAGGAATAA